The window CGGAGGTTCTTTGCTACAAACAGGAAATTACTATGGGGTCTCTAAAGAAAGAGAAGCTACTTTTATAAAAAACAGAACGGTAGGGGATCCTGACTCTAGAGATTGGATGAATACTTTCAGTTTAGGATTGACCTATTCTTTTGGTAGACCACCATGTTATTGTGATTAAGAAACTATGTCGTTGATAAAAAAACAAATAAATTCTGAGAATTTACCTAAGCATGTAGCCATCATTATGGATGGTAACGGAAGGTGGGCAAAATCTCGAGGTGAAGAAAGATCTTTTGGGCATAAGAATGCTATTAATGCTGTAAGAAATGCTATAAATGCTTGTAATGAAATCAATATTCCTTACCTAACCCTTTATACATTCTCTTCAGAAAATTGGAATAGACCTTCTGATGAAGTAAGTACTTTGATGAGCTTGCTTGCTGAGACCCTTTTACTAGAAGCCGAAGAGATTTTTACTAAAGGTTTGAGGATGCATGTCATTGGTAATTTAGATAAATTGCCTGTGATGGTAAAAGATCAGTTGCTTAGCGTCGTTGATCTTACAAAAGAAAATACAAAAGGAAATTTGGTACTCGCAATAAGCTATGGCTCACAAAACGAAATACTAAATGCCGTAAAAAATATAAGCTCCGATGTAAAAGAAGGAAAGCTAGAGGTGGAGAATATTGATGAAAAATTATTTGAAAATTATCTTTATACAAAAGATTTTCCACCAGTAGATTTATTGATCAGAACAAGTGGTGAAATAAGGATAAGTAATTTTTTGCTTTGGCAGATTGCTTATGCAGAACTTCAGTTTCTCAATATTCTGTGGCCAGACTTTACAAAAGATATCTTCTTCCAATGTATTGTTGATTATCAAAATAAGGAAAGAAGATATGGTCTTACAGGCGACCAAATTCAAATTCAGTAAATTTTAAGAAAAGAAAGATTACGATAAAATGAAGTTTAGACTATTACCCATCATTATGTTTGCTGCTTCTGCACATTTTTATGGACAGGTAACTCCACAAGACAGCACAAAGGTTAATACCGCTGCTGTTATTGCAGAAAATCAAACAGGAACTTACACGCTGAAGGACATTGTTGTTGATGGGGTAAAAAAATACACACCAGCTCAGATCTTTAGATTTACAGGCTTAGCGAAAGGTGAGACGGTAGATATTCCGGGGCAAAAGGTAAGTAATGCTATCAAAAAACTTTGGGATTCTCAATCTTTCTCTGAAGTTGAAGTTTATGTAGAAAGTATTGAAGGACAGA is drawn from Chryseobacterium muglaense and contains these coding sequences:
- the uppS gene encoding polyprenyl diphosphate synthase, with protein sequence MSLIKKQINSENLPKHVAIIMDGNGRWAKSRGEERSFGHKNAINAVRNAINACNEINIPYLTLYTFSSENWNRPSDEVSTLMSLLAETLLLEAEEIFTKGLRMHVIGNLDKLPVMVKDQLLSVVDLTKENTKGNLVLAISYGSQNEILNAVKNISSDVKEGKLEVENIDEKLFENYLYTKDFPPVDLLIRTSGEIRISNFLLWQIAYAELQFLNILWPDFTKDIFFQCIVDYQNKERRYGLTGDQIQIQ